In the genome of Xyrauchen texanus isolate HMW12.3.18 chromosome 33, RBS_HiC_50CHRs, whole genome shotgun sequence, one region contains:
- the LOC127626422 gene encoding gamma-crystallin M2-like, producing the protein MGKIVFYEGRNFQGRSYECSADCFDTYRHFNCCNSIRVMGGHWVAYEKPNYMGYQYVLGRGEYPDFHHWMGFNSCIRSCQMFPPYRGAYRMRIYNKPEMHGHMMEFTDDCPNVHERFGHHGIYSSNVMEGFWTFYEHPNYRGRQYFLRPGEYRACGDWGCMNPMIGSFRRIRSSLM; encoded by the exons ATGGGAAAG ATCGTCTTTTACGAAGGCCGCAACTTCCAGGGGCGCTCTTACGAGTGCTCTGCAGACTGCTTTGACACCTACAGGCACTTCAACTGCTGCAACTCCATCAGGGTCATGGGGGGTCACTGGGTTGCCTACGAGAAGCCCAACTATATGGGGTATCAGTATGTCCTGGGCCGTGGGGAGTATCCTGACTTTCACCACTGGATGGGCTTCAACAGTTGTATCAGATCTTGTCAGATGTTCCCCCCA TACAGAGGAGCCTACCGCATGAGAATCTACAACAAGCCTGAAATGCACGGACACATGATGGAGTTCACAGACGACTGCCCCAACGTCCACGAACGTTTCGGTCACCACGGCATCTACTCCAGTAACGTTATGGAGGGCTTCTGGACCTTCTATGAGCACCCTAACTACAGAGGGCGTCAGTATTTCCTGAGGCCCGGAGAGTACAGAGCTTGCGGGGACTGGGGTTGCATGAATCCAATGATTGGTTCCTTCAGAAGAATAAGGAGCAGTTTAATGTAA
- the LOC127626421 gene encoding gamma-crystallin S-1-like codes for MVWSAQRTVTMGKITFFEDKNFQGRQYDCSGDCAEMQSHFSRCNSIRVESGCWVAYEKPSYAGYQYMLSKGEYPDFQHWAGFNECIRSCRMVPPYTGNYRMKIFERSDFGGQAMELNEDCPDLRQRFHNGDISSANVMEGYWILHEHPNYSGRQFFLCPGEYRRHVEWGSPSTTMGSLRRVTDLN; via the exons ATGGTTTGGTCTGCTCAGAGAACAGTCACAATGGGCAAG ATTACTTTCTTTGAAGACAAAAACTTCCAGGGGCGTCAATATGACTGCAGCGGAGACTGTGCTGAAATGCAGTCCCACTTTTCTCGCTGCAACTCCATCCGTGTAGAGAGTGGATGCTGGGTGGCCTACGAGAAGCCCAGCTATGCTGGATACCAGTACATGCTGTCCAAGGGTGAATACCCTGATTTCCAGCACTGGGCTGGCTTCAATGAATGCATTCGTTCCTGCCGCATGGTTCCTCCT TACACTGGAAACTACAGGATGAAGATCTTTGAGCGTTCCGATTTTGGTGGTCAAGCAATGGAGCTAAATGAAGACTGCCCTGATCTGCGCCAGCGATTCCACAATGGAGACATCTCTTCAGCCAACGTCATGGAGGGCTACTGGATCCTCCACGAGCATCCCAACTACTCTGGCCGCCAGTTCTTCCTGTGCCCTGGTGAATACAGGAGGCACGTTGAGTGGGGCAGTCCAAGTACTACCATGGGCTCCCTGCGACGTGTGACTGACCTCAACTGA